A genomic region of Paenibacillus sp. PL2-23 contains the following coding sequences:
- a CDS encoding aldehyde dehydrogenase family protein, translating to MKKPLWIGGRHVETASYTTLYAPYSKEAIAQIADGGAAEVSLAIEAAGLARPVMRELPSHRRSAILGKAAQLLSERREEAARLIALEAAKPLKAAYAEVDRTIQTYQFAAEEAKRIHGETLALDAAPGGEGRFGYTVREPIGVIGAITPFNFPMNLVAHKLGPAFAAGNAVVLKPAPQTPLSAFFIADLFAEAGLPDGALNVLTGDGKLLGESIVRDPRVGAITFTGSAGVGASIRAMAGLKRVTLELGSNAAVIIDANADLDAVSARCAVGAFSNQGQVCISLQRIYVMEKVYDVFVERLVAAVGKLKVGDPLDPDTDVSALVAEREATRVLDWIAEAKALGAEVACGGTREGGVVLPTVLLHVPSQAQVSCKEAFAPVVVVNKVASIDEAIEQVNDSSFGLQAGIYTSDLKTAMDAAEKLHVGGVMINDIPTFRVDQMPYGGVKESGLGREGIKYAIEDMTELKLVVMNRS from the coding sequence ATGAAGAAACCGCTATGGATTGGCGGCCGGCATGTAGAGACAGCAAGCTATACGACGCTGTATGCGCCTTATTCCAAGGAAGCGATCGCCCAGATTGCTGATGGCGGGGCTGCGGAGGTCAGTCTGGCGATCGAGGCTGCTGGGCTGGCGCGGCCCGTTATGCGGGAGCTGCCCTCCCATAGACGTTCAGCCATCCTGGGGAAGGCAGCTCAGCTGCTCTCCGAGCGCAGGGAGGAAGCGGCGCGGCTAATCGCGCTGGAGGCGGCCAAGCCATTGAAGGCCGCATATGCGGAGGTAGACCGGACCATCCAGACCTATCAGTTCGCCGCAGAGGAAGCCAAGCGGATTCATGGGGAGACGCTTGCGCTGGATGCCGCGCCCGGCGGCGAAGGGCGCTTCGGCTATACGGTGCGCGAGCCGATTGGCGTGATCGGCGCGATTACGCCATTTAATTTCCCCATGAACCTCGTTGCGCACAAGCTTGGTCCGGCCTTCGCTGCCGGCAATGCGGTTGTGTTGAAGCCGGCGCCGCAGACGCCGCTCTCCGCCTTCTTCATCGCGGACTTGTTCGCGGAAGCGGGACTGCCGGATGGCGCGCTGAATGTGTTGACCGGCGATGGCAAGCTGCTGGGCGAAAGCATCGTAAGGGATCCGCGTGTCGGGGCCATTACCTTTACGGGGAGCGCCGGTGTCGGCGCGAGCATCCGCGCGATGGCGGGGCTTAAGCGCGTGACGCTGGAGCTGGGCTCGAACGCAGCGGTTATTATCGACGCAAATGCGGATTTGGATGCCGTGTCGGCGCGATGCGCGGTTGGGGCATTCTCCAATCAAGGCCAGGTTTGCATTTCCTTGCAGCGCATCTATGTGATGGAGAAGGTGTATGATGTCTTCGTCGAGCGGCTCGTTGCTGCTGTCGGCAAGCTGAAGGTCGGCGATCCTCTTGATCCCGATACGGACGTCTCCGCGCTGGTTGCGGAGCGCGAAGCGACGCGTGTATTGGATTGGATCGCGGAAGCGAAGGCGCTGGGCGCCGAGGTCGCTTGCGGAGGGACCCGGGAGGGCGGCGTTGTTCTGCCCACCGTGCTGCTGCATGTGCCCTCCCAAGCGCAGGTCTCCTGTAAGGAAGCCTTCGCGCCGGTTGTTGTTGTGAACAAGGTTGCCTCCATCGACGAGGCAATCGAGCAGGTGAACGATTCCTCTTTCGGCCTGCAGGCTGGCATCTACACAAGCGACTTGAAGACGGCCATGGACGCGGCAGAGAAGCTGCATGTCGGCGGAGTGATGATTAATGACATTCCGACCTTCCGTGTCGATCAGATGCCTTACGGCGGCGTGAAGGAAAGCGGACTTGGACGGGAAGGGATCAAATATGCAATCGAGGATATGACCGAGCTGAAGCTTGTGGTTATGAATCGAAGCTAG
- a CDS encoding ROK family protein, with protein MRIGAIEAGGTKFVCGVGNENGVIEDRVSFPTEQPERVMEQVMAYFTGKDVQAIGIGTFGPIDLNPESDSYGCVTTTPKPGWSGFPFLDTLKRAFPVPMGWDTDVNAAAYGEATWGAAKGQDSCVYFTVGTGIGIGVYAEGRLVHGLVHPEGGHMLPRRHPDDGYAGSCPYHGDCLEGLAAGPAIERRWGVKGSELPAEHPAWELEAYYLGQAVATAVLLLSPKRVIMGGGVMHQKQLLPMVRAEVSRSLNQYVSAAPLITGLDQYIVAPALGDNAGLCGALALGLAALERSV; from the coding sequence ATGAGAATTGGAGCAATTGAAGCCGGCGGCACGAAGTTTGTGTGCGGCGTTGGCAATGAGAATGGCGTTATAGAAGACAGGGTCAGCTTTCCGACGGAGCAGCCGGAGCGGGTGATGGAGCAGGTGATGGCTTATTTCACCGGCAAGGATGTGCAAGCGATTGGCATCGGTACGTTTGGGCCCATCGATCTGAATCCGGAGAGCGATTCCTACGGCTGCGTCACAACGACGCCGAAGCCCGGCTGGTCAGGCTTTCCATTCCTTGATACGCTGAAACGGGCGTTTCCCGTCCCGATGGGCTGGGATACCGACGTGAATGCAGCCGCTTATGGGGAAGCGACCTGGGGGGCGGCGAAGGGGCAGGACAGCTGTGTTTATTTTACCGTGGGAACGGGCATTGGTATTGGCGTCTATGCCGAAGGAAGGCTCGTACATGGGCTGGTCCATCCGGAGGGAGGGCATATGCTGCCCAGACGGCATCCCGATGACGGCTATGCCGGGAGCTGCCCTTATCACGGCGACTGCCTGGAAGGCCTGGCGGCCGGACCGGCGATTGAACGGCGCTGGGGCGTGAAGGGCAGCGAGCTGCCGGCGGAGCATCCCGCTTGGGAGCTGGAAGCCTATTATCTTGGCCAGGCTGTAGCGACAGCCGTGCTGCTGCTGTCTCCTAAGCGCGTCATTATGGGCGGCGGCGTCATGCATCAGAAGCAGCTGCTGCCGATGGTCCGCGCCGAGGTCAGCCGCAGCCTGAACCAATATGTCAGCGCGGCGCCGCTGATTACCGGCCTGGATCAGTATATCGTGGCGCCGGCCCTAGGCGACAATGCTGGCTTGTGCGGCGCGCTGGCGTTGGGGCTGGCAGCCCTGGAGCGAAGCGTCTAG